The following coding sequences lie in one Oncorhynchus kisutch isolate 150728-3 linkage group LG3, Okis_V2, whole genome shotgun sequence genomic window:
- the LOC109882597 gene encoding 39S ribosomal protein L41, mitochondrial-like, with protein sequence MGVLNALRRGIVRGADRMAEFTSKRGSRTHYKGRGAQPTGVLTSSRKFVPIQAMIPQFVVPDLEGFRLKPYVSYRTPVGTEPAVTPEGLFSEAVAQQIQKDFEEGSFDKEQLEKYGFEPTQEGKLFKLYPKNFI encoded by the coding sequence ATGGGTGTATTGAATGCTCTTCGCCGGGGCATTGTGAGAGGAGCTGATCGTATGGCTGAATTCACCAGCAAACGTGGCTCAAGGACTCACTACAAAGGCAGAGGGGCACAGCCAACAGGAGTACTAACCTCCAGCAGAAAATTTGTTCCAATACAGGCAATGATCCCCCAGTTTGTGGTGCCTGACTTGGAGGGATTCAGACTCAAGCCCTACGTGTCGTACCGCACCCCGGTTGGAACGGAGCCCGCTGTCACCCCTGAGGGTCTGTTCTCTGAGGCTGTGGCCCAGCAGATCCAGAAAGACTTTGAGGAAGGCTCATTTGATAAGGAACAGCTGGAGAAATACGGATTTGAGCCCACGCAGGAGGGAAAGTTATTCAAACTATACCCAAAGAACTTTATATAA